GCCCGGCGTGGCTGCCACAGGCGCTGCCGCCTGGCGCGTTCCGAACGCCAGTTTCACGCGCTGCTCGACCAAAATGGCGTCCAGCGATTTGGGGAGTAGCACGATGCGCTGAATCGGGTTCTTGCTGACGCGCAGCACGTCCTGGCTGCCGAGCCGCACCACTTCGTAGTTCAGGCCGTACACGTCCATCAAGAAGGGCCAGACCTGATTGAACGGCTTGCCAACAAAGTCATAGGTCAGCAGGGTCGAGCTGGTGGTCGGCGGCGTGGTGGGGGTCTGGGCAGCGTCGCCGCTGATGACGCCGGAGCCGCTGCCCACACTGGGCGTGATCAGGCTGTCGAGCGCCGGATCGAGAATCAGTTCGTAGCCCGCCGATTTAGCAATGGCCGTGAGCAGCGCCATCAGGCCGGTGCCGTCACGCTTGATCGTGAAGGTCACGTTGGACTTCGACAGGCGGGCGTCGGTGCTGACGGCGTCTCCGGTCTGGGTACTCTGGGCGCTGGCCGCGCTGAGCGCGAGGGTCAAAAGCAGGATCAGGCTACGGTTCTTCATGGCTCACCTTTTGTCGAGTGGGAGGATTTTGGTGGTGTTGTCGAGGGCCAGCGTGGCGCTTGAAGCGCTCACTTCGCGCACAATGATGTTGGTATCGGGAATGTTCTGGCCCACTGAGACGACCACGAAGCCCCGGTCGGTCTTGAAGACGGCGGTGTTGAGCGGCCCCAGCACTGCCGAGCTGAAGCTCAGGTCGCGCTCCTGGATGTAGCGGTCCAGGGGAGTCAGGGCGGTGGACGCGGGTGTGCCGGTTGTGGCGGCGGTGGGCGCAGCGTTGCCCAGTTGGGTGATCACGCTGGGAGCCGCCGGGCTGGCGCTGCTAACCGGGGAAGGCGCGGCGAGGCCGGTGCTGGGCAGGTTAGGCAGCCCGCTCACCCCCGGCACGCTGACGCTGGCCTGGGCCTGCGCCCGCGCCTGGGCGGCCTGCAGATCGGCCTCACGCTTGGCCTGCTGGGAGGCAGCGAGTTTGGCCCTGGCGTCGGCGATGGCCTGGGCTTTGGCGGCCTTATCGGCCTCGGACTTCTGGGCAGCGGCCAGTTTGGCGGCAGCGGCCTGCTGATCGCGCAGCGCCTTGGCTTGGGCTTGCTGGGCCTTGAGCTGAGCAGCCTGGGCCTGCTGGGCTTCGAGCTTGGCCTGCTTCTGAGCCTGTTGCTGGGCAGCGGCCTGCTGCGCGGCGTCGCGTTTGGCCTGAGCGGCGGCTTGCTCGGCGGCGGCCTGTTGCTGGGCTGCTTGCTGTTTGGCCTGCTGTACCGCGTCTTGCTGCGCTTGCTGGTCGGCCTGCCGCTGGGCCGCCTGAGTTTGGGCCGCTTGAGCTGCCTGAGTCTGGGCCGCGCCGCTCTGGATATTGGGCGGCGGCAGAATTCCGCCGATGCGCGGGCCGCTTGGGGCATTGCCCGAAGGCGAACGGCTGGACGCGGTGCCGCTGGGCCGGGACGCGCTGTCGGCCACCACGATGGGGGCGATGGGGAGCACGCCAGCGGTGCGGACCGGCGGCTCAATGGCGGCGGTGGGCGTGGGGGGGGCGGCTCGTGTGGCGGCGACGGGTGCGGCGCTGGGCGCAGAAGCCGAGTTGGCGTCGGGCACCACCTTCAGCGGGCTGAACGGGTTGACCAGTGGCACGGCGGCCAGCGGCTCGTTCGGATTGATGCCCGCCGGGGGCTGCTGCACTTCGGCAGTGGTCTCAGTCCCGGGAGTCTCGGTGCCGGACGTGCCCGCGCCGCTGCTGGACGGACTGGTGGCCGCGCTGCTCAACGGCGGAATGACCAGCACGGCGTTGGTGCGGGCGGGCGTCACGCTGATGGGGCTATTGCTGGAGCCATTGATGCCGGGCTTGGGACTGGTCTGGGTGGGTGCGGCGCTGCCTGTCGGGGCTGGGTTGGCACTGCCGGAGAGCGGGGCGCGGGCAGCGGGTGTGACTGCCAGGGGGCCGCTGGCCGTGGGTGTTCCTGCATTGCTGGCCGAGCCGGGCGTCTTCGAAGGGCTGCTGGGCGAGTTGCCGGCCGGGGTCTTGCTGGGCGGCGTCTTACTGGCCTGGGGCGACTTGACCGGAGCCGCCGTGGGCTGGGCCGGGTCGGACTGGGCCGCAGTCGACTGGGCTGGAATCGCCTGGGCCTGCACGTCCGCCTCGCGCCCGGTATTCCAGGTGTACCAGCCGCCCACCAGGGCCACCAGCACCAGCACCGTCAGCAGAATCCGCATTTCCGGCGAGAGCTTGAGGGGAGCCTTCACGATTTGCCTCCGGGAGTCGGCGCGGCGGGTGCGGCAGGTGCGGCAGGTGCAGCCGGGGCCGTGCCGGGAGCCGGGGTGGCCGGGCTTACCGGCTGGGCCGCCGAGGGATCAAAGGTGTAGACCGTCATGTTGATGACGCCGTTGAGGCTGGGGTCGGTGTCGTTGGGCGCGGGCAGGGTCATGTTGACGCTGGTGACCTTGGAGAAGCGGCCCATCGTTTCCACCGAGCGCAGGGTCCGGAAGACCGGTGCGAACTGGCCCTGCAAGCTGACGTTGAGATTGACCGCCTGCACGCCCGCTGGCAGGTTGGTTTCGGTGCCGCCCTGCACCGTCACGCCGTCGAGCTTGCCGCCCGCCGCGCCCACGCTGTCCTGAATGTCGCGGATGACCTGCCCCATCCGCACGGTGCTGGGCAGCGCCCGCACGAAGACGTCCTGCTTGTCTACCAGCGCCCGCACGTCGGCGCGCAGGCCCGGTAACTGGTTTTGCTGAGATTGCAGGACGCCGAGTTCGCTGCTGCTGGTGTCGAGGCTGCTTTGCAGTTTCTGGATGTGCTGCTGGCGGGCCTGAAAGCGGGTGAAATACCAGGCCACCAGCACGATGAGGCACACCCCCAGAGCAATGAAGAACAGGTCGCGGGGCTTGAGTTTGGGCAGTTGCGCGTTCATTGTTTGACTCCGGCTGCCGGAGTGGCGCTGGGCGCGGCAGGAGCGGCAGGTGCAGCGGATGCACCGGGAACCCCAGCCGCCGCAGGCGTGGTGGTTGCCGCGCTCACGGGCGTTCCGGCGAGTTGCCCCACGGTGGCCGAGAAGGTGAAGTCGCTGGTGTCAGCATTGCGCTGGGTGTTCTTGAAATTCACGCCGTAGTTGTCCTGGTCGTAGGCGTTCAGGAAGTTGACCAGGGCGCTGGTGCTCAGTGCGGTGCCGCTCAGGTCGTATTCCTTGTCGGCGGGCTTGCCGTTGTAGAGACTGGTGGTGCCGGTGGCTGCCTGATGCATGTTGAGGCTGGTCAGCGCCACGCCGCCGCTCTGGGGCAACTGACCCACGAAGCGCGCCAGGTCGGTGGACCAGTAGGTCTTGCCGGTGCTCAGGCTCTGGGCCGTCTGGCTGATGGCAGTCAGCCGCTCCTTGTCGGTGGTCAGGCTGCGGTATTCTGGCGTCACCGACGACTGGAGGGCGCTGATCTGGCCGTTCTGGTCGTCGAGCTTGTTTTGCAGGTTGCCGACCTGGGTGGCCACCACGATCTCGGGAATGGCAATAGCCAGCAGGGTCACGGCCACGGCGGCGACGCCCGCATACATCCAGACGTTGGGTTCGGTGCGGCGGCGGTACTGCGGCGGCAGGAGGTTGATCTCAACCACGCGAATTCACCCCCCTGAGGGCCAGGCCCAGCGGCACGGTGAATTCCGGCGCGTTGGTCTGGAGGTAGCCGGTGTCCACGCTGGCCTGATCGGTCTGCACCGTCAGCCAGGGGCTGGCCACTTCCACCCGGAAGCCCAGCGCGTCGCTGATGGCGGCGGCCAGACCGCGCAGCTTGGCTCCGCCCCCGGCCAGGAAGGTGCGGTCAACGACGATATCGCCCGACTGCACCCGGTAGAACTCCATCGAGCGCCGGACCTCGGTGATCAGTTCACCCAGCACTGGGCGCACCACCTCGAAGACGCGCGCCGGACTGTACTGCTCCCTGGCCATGTCGAAGTTGAGCAGGTCTTCCTCGTCCTCGGTGGGGGTGGTGGCGGTGGCGTAGCCGATCTTGACCTCCTCGGCAGAAGCGAAATCGAGGTCGAAGGCTTTTTGCAGGGCCGTGGTGAAATCGTCGGCAGCCACGTTGATGTTGCGGGCCATCAGCATCCGGTCACCGCGCACCAGACTGATGACGCTGCTGCTCGCGCCGATTTCCATCACCAGCGCCACCTCGCCGCTCTCGGTGTAGTTGGTGCCGGTGAGGGTGCTCTTGGTGAGGTGCTCGCCCAGCAGGTTGCCGCGCAGGGCGCGCAGGGTACTAAACGACTTGAGGTCGATGACGGTGGGTTCCAGGCCCGCCAGCCGCAGCACCTCGACCTGCCGGGCAATCGCCTCGGTGGGGGCCGCCGCGATCACCACTTCCATCTGGCCGTCGTCGCTGGCACCAGGAATGTCGTCGAGCACGTCGAAGTCCAGGCTCACCTCGTCAATCGGGTAGGGGATGTAGCGCTCGGCCTCCCATTTGATGGCTTCCTTGAGTTCTTTGGGGTCCATGCGCGGCACCATGATGTTGCGGGTCACGGCCTGCTGGTTGGGCACCGCCGTGACGACGTGCTTGGTGGTGATGCGGTGCTGCGCGAGCAGGCGCTTGAGTTCGCTGGCCACCGCCTGCGGCTCGATCACCAGCCCATCGCGCATGCTGCCAATCGGGGTCGGAGTCATGACCGCGTGTTGCAACACCGGGGGCGAGCCGGGTTTGAGCACCACCACTTTGATGGAACTCGTTCCGATCTCGACCCCGATGGCCACCGGTTTTGGATTGATGAGCCGTTGTAAGAAACTCGACATGCTGCCTCCAGGAGTTGCGTTGACTTTACCATTTCCTCACGAACATCATTAAGAAAGGGCCACTCCTGCGTCTAGGGGGGGAAAAGAGCGGGAAGGGGGCGCGACGAGGTCATCAGATCATGGTGGCGCTTTCAATTTTCTGACAGCTGCACTGGGGCTGCTGAAGCTGTGTGAGCGCACAAAAACCGCGCTGGTGGCAGTTAGAAATGCCACAGCGCGGCCAGAAGACGAGAAAGTGAGGTTTTTACTTGCGCGGTGGCTGGGCGGGACGCACCTCGACGCGGCTGGGCAGCGTGCGAGCGGGCATATTCAGCAGGTCCACCACCAGTTCGGCGATGTCTTCGGGCTGAATTTTCCAGGCGTCCTGCTCGGAGGGGGTGTGGCCGCCGAAGTGGGTGGCCACCGATCCTGGCATGATCTGGGTGACCTTAATGTTCAGGGGGCGTAGGTCGAGCATCATCACTTCCGACAGCCCGTTGAGGCCGAATTTGGAAGCGTTGTAGGCCGCGCCGCCCGCAAAGGGGTTTTTCCCGGCCAGGCTCGATAAGGTGATCACGTAGCCGTGCGACTCCTTGAGGTAGGGCACCGCCGCCTTGACCGTGAAGAAGGCTCCGGTCAGGTTGGTGTCGATGACGGCCTGCCAGTCCTCGGCGCTCAGATCCTGAATCGGCGCGAAGTGACCCACCCCGGCGTTGACGAACAGCACGTCCAGTCCGCCGAACGCCTCGGCGTGCGCTTTGGTCACCTGCTCGACGCTTTGAAGGTCACGCACATCGCAGACCACGCCGCGCGTGCCCTCGCCGAGGGTACTGGCCGCCGCCTCGATCTCGGCCTGGTCGCGGCTGGTGATGGTGACGCGGTAGCCTTCCTGAACGAGTCTCTGGGCGGTGGCGTAGCCGATGCCCTTGCTGCCGCCGGTGATCAGCGCACTTTTCAACTTGGAGGTCATGGCCGAAATCTAACACGCTGGGCCAAAGACGCGCAGGTGGGGCCGGCCCGGCAGCGCAGTGGTGTCTGCCGTGTGAGGGAAGCGGGGAGTGCGCCGGGAGTGGCCCGCAGGAGTGAGGGTCAGCCTTCCTCACGAACCGCCAAATCGGGGAAACAGCAAAACCGCCTTCGCCCGTGGGGGCGTCGGCGGTGCGGGTCAGGCGTGAGGTCAAGGGCGTGCGGTGCGGTTCTCTATTGGCCATCCACCGCACACCACCAGTTCAGAAATTGAACTTGTCGATGTTCGCCTTGTCGAAGGTGGTGGGCGGCCCTAGTACGACCTCACCGTTCTTGCCGACGGTGTACTTGCCCAGCTTGCCTGCCGTGAAGGTGTCGCCCTCCTTGCCGGTGATCATTCCGCTGGCGAGCGACCCGGCGGTGTAGGCGGCCAGGTATCCCAGATCGCTGGGGTTCCAGAGCTGGAAGGCCGTCACCGTGCCGTCCTTGATAAACGAGCGCATCTGGTTGGGCGTGCCGAGGCCCGTCAGCATCACTTTGCCCTTCTTGGGGCTGGTCGAGAGGTAGCGCGCCGCCGCCGAGATGCCGACCGTCGTCGGCGAGATGACGCCCTTGAGATTGGGGTACGCCTGCAAGAGACCCTGCATCTCGGTAAACGATTTCTGATCATCGTCGTTGCCGTAGGCGATCTTGACCAGCTTCATGTCCTTGTAGGCGGGCTTCTTGAGCTCTTCTTGCATGATGGCGATCCAGGCGTTCTGGTTGGTGGCGTTGGGCGTGGCGCTCAGGATGGCAAATTCGCCCTTGCCGCCCATCAGCTTGGACATCAGTTCGATCTGCCCCTTGGCGATGCCGTCGCTCTTGGCCTGGTTGATGAAGATCTGCCGCCCTTCCGGCGCGACATCCGAATCAAACGTCACGACCTTGATGCCCTGGGCCATGGCCCGCTTGAGTGAGGGCACCAGCGCGTTGGCGTCGTTGGCGGCCAGCACGATGGCGTCCTGGCGCTGGGCGATCAGGGTGTTGATATAGCTGACCTGCGAGCTGGCTCCGCCGTCCGACGGCCCCACCGCCTTGCCAACGCCGCCGAACTCCTTGATGGCCTCCAGGCCGCCGTTGTCGGTGGTGGTGAAATAGGGATTATTGATGAACTTGGGCAGCATGGTGATCTTGAGGCCCTTCTTGATCCCGCTGGTCTGCGCGAGGCCCACCGCAGCGGTGAGACCGAGGGTGACAGTCAGGGCGGACACGATAAGACGTTTGTTCATAATTCCTCCAGGGAGTGTAGTGGGCCGGATAAAGGGGAAAAGGGTGTGGTCTCGCCGCTCGGCGACGGTGACTCGCTCAGGGAAGCTAGCTCATGGCTTGCTCCCGGGCGCGGCGTTCGCGGGCGGCCCGCAGGCGGGCGAGCAAGTTGGGCAGCAGCACCGAGAAGATCAGCAGCAGGCCCGTCACGATGGTCAGAATCTCGTTGGACACGTCCACGATGGTCAGTGCTCCGTTGATGGTGCCGATCAGAAACACGGCGGCCACCGTGCCCACGACGCTGCCCTTGCCGCCGAAAATGCTCACGCCGCCGAGCAGCACCGCCGCGATGACGCTGAGTTCGAAGCCCGAGGCGTTGTCGGCCCGCGCACTGGCAAAGCGGAAGGTATAAACCACCCCGGCCAGCGCGGACATCAGCCCCGAGAGGACGAACAGGCTCAGCTTAACCCGCGTGACCTGCAACCCGGCAAAGCGTGCGGCGATCTCGTTGGCCCCGATGGCGTAGAGGCTGCGTCCGAACGCCGTGCCGTGCAGTACCACGGTGGTGATGACCGCCAGCACCGCGAACAGCGCCATCGGAATGGGAATCTGGGTGCCGGGAATACTGCCGAAGCCCAGGTTGGTGTAAAAGGCTGGAAAATCTGCGATGGCCTTGTCGCCCAGCACCACGTAGGCCAGCCCCCGGTAGAGCGCCAGCGTGCCGATGGTGACCGCCAGCGAGGGCAGCCCCAGCCGCGTGACCAGCAGCCCGTTGAACAGCCCAGCCAGTCCGCCCACCCCGAAAGCCGCCAGAATCGCCAGCGGCATCGGCCAGCCCGCCGCGAACAGTGCGCCCAGCACCGCGCTGCACAGCCCCAGCATGGACGCCACCGACAGGTCAATCTCGGCCACCAGGATGATCAGGGTCATGGTCAGCGACATCAGGGCGACCTCGCTGAAATTGGCGGTCAAAAACGACAGATTCGAGGCGGTCAGGAAATTGGGCGAGAGGAGTGCGCCGCCGAAGAGGGCCACGAAGACCAGCACGATCAGGCTCAGTTCCCAGCCGAGCAGTCCGCGCCGCTTCATGACTGCCTGCCTTTGGCCGCCCGCCGCGCCGCACTTCGGGCCGCCAGCATGTCAAAGCTGATGGCCGCCAAGAGGAGTGCGCCCTGAATGGCCTGCTGATAAAATCCCGGTGCCCGCAGCGTGACCAGGGCGCTGCCCATGACACCCAGCAGGAGCGCCCCGATTCCCGCGCCGAACAGGGTGCCCACGCCGCCGTTGATGCTGACGCCGCCCACCACTGCCGCTGCGATGACCTGCAACTCCAGCCCCGTCCCGGCGTTGGCGTCCACGGTGCCGAAGCGGGCCAGATACAGCACCCCGGCCAGCCCGGCAATCGCGCCGCTGAGGGCAAAACCGATCATGGTGCGGCGCTTGACGTTGATTCCGGCCAGCACCGCCGCCTCCGCGTTGGACCCCAGCGCGTAGTACTCGCGACCCCCCCGGTAGCTGCCCAGATAGATGCCGAAGAGGGCCATCACCATCAGTACCAGCAGCACCAGATTGGGAATGCCCAGCACGCTGCCGGTGGCAAAACCCAGGAAGGCGGGCGGCAGGTTGGAGGCGTTGATCTGTCCGCCGTGAACCACCGCGTAGGTGATGCCCCGAAAGACGTACAGCGTGCCCAGGGTCGCCACCAGTGCCGGAACCTTGCCGTAGGCGACCAGCAGACCGTTGACGCTGCCCAGAAGTGCGCCCAGCAGCAGGCCGAACACGAAGGCCAGCGGCAGTGGCAGGCCCGGAAAGGCCACGAACAGTGAGCCGGAGAGAAAGGCGCTCAGGCCCACCACGCTGCTCACGCTCAAATCGACGTGCTTCATCAGCAGGATGATGGTCTCGCCGACGACCACCAAAGCGATGATGGCGACGTTGAGCAACAGGTCCCTCAGGCTGCCGAAACTCAGGAACAGCGGATTGATGGCCGCCGTGCCGAGCGTGACGATCAGCAGCAGCGCCACCAGACTGACTTCCCGCACCCGCAAGAGCCGGGAGAACCAGTTCTGTGAGGTGCCAGGCGTGCTCACCGCGCGTCCGGTCATGCCGCTCCCTCCTGGCGCTTATGCTGCCCGGTGGCCAGGTACATCACGGCCTCCTCGCTGGCTTCTTTGCGGCTGAGTTCACCCACCAGTTCACCCTCGCGCATCACCAGAATGCGGCCCGCCATGCCCAGCACTTCCGGCAGATCGGAAGAAATCATCAGCACGGCCAGCCCCGACGCCGCCAGTTCCGATAAGGTGCGGTGAACCTCGGCCTTCGCGCCCACGTCGATGCCGCGCGTCGGCTCATCCACGATCAGCACGCTGGGATTGGTCGCCAGCCACTTGGCCAGCACCACCTTCTGCTGGTTGCCGCCCGATAAGCTGCTGGCCGGGTCAGACAGGCTGTGCGCCTTGAGCCGCAGCTTCTCGGTCCACTTGCGGGCGTTGTCGGCCTCGGCTTCCCGGTCCATCAGCCAGCCCTTGCGAAGCCGGTTGAGGATGGCGAGGTTGGCGTTTCTCTCGATGCTCATCTCCATCACCAGCCCCTGCTGGCGGCGGTCTTCCGGCACCAGGCCCAGGCCAGCGGCCATCGTGGTCTGCGGGCTGAGCGGCGCGAGGACATGACCGTTCACCTTCACCTCGCCCGCCTCACGCGGATCGATGCCGAAAATGGCCCGCGCCACCTCGCTGCGCCCGGCCCCCACCAGCCCCGCCAGCCCGACGATCTCGCCGCGCCGTACTTCAAAATTGATGTCACGGAAGACGCCTGGCTGGGTGAGTCCGCGCACCGAAAGGGCCACCTCGCCCAGCACTGCCTCGCCGTGCGGATACAGCTCGCCCAGATCGCGCCCCACCATCTGCCGCACCACTTTATCGGTGTCGTAGTCCTCAATCGGACCGCTGCTGACCCAGGTTCCGTCGCGCATGATGGTGACGCGCTGGCACTCGGCGAAGACTTCCTCCAGCCGGTGGGTGATGAACAGCACCGCCGCGCCGCGTGCCCGCAGAGAGCGCACCACCTTGAACAGCCGTTCGGTCTCGGAGAGGGTCAGCGCCGCCGTCGGCTCGTCCATGATCAGGATGTTGGCGTTCAAGGACAGCGCCTTGGCAATCTCGACGAGTTGCTGATCGGCGATGCTCAGGCCGCGCACCCGCCGGGCCGGATCGAGATTGACGCCCAGTTCCGTCAGAATTTTCGCCACCTGCTGGCGCATTCCCGCCCGGTCAATCCGGCCCAGACCCGCCAGCGGCTGCCGTCCCATCAGCACATTCTCGGCCACCGACAGGTCAGGAAAGA
This portion of the Deinococcus rubellus genome encodes:
- a CDS encoding ABC transporter permease is translated as MTGRAVSTPGTSQNWFSRLLRVREVSLVALLLIVTLGTAAINPLFLSFGSLRDLLLNVAIIALVVVGETIILLMKHVDLSVSSVVGLSAFLSGSLFVAFPGLPLPLAFVFGLLLGALLGSVNGLLVAYGKVPALVATLGTLYVFRGITYAVVHGGQINASNLPPAFLGFATGSVLGIPNLVLLVLMVMALFGIYLGSYRGGREYYALGSNAEAAVLAGINVKRRTMIGFALSGAIAGLAGVLYLARFGTVDANAGTGLELQVIAAAVVGGVSINGGVGTLFGAGIGALLLGVMGSALVTLRAPGFYQQAIQGALLLAAISFDMLAARSAARRAAKGRQS
- the rhaS gene encoding rhamnose ABC transporter substrate-binding protein translates to MNKRLIVSALTVTLGLTAAVGLAQTSGIKKGLKITMLPKFINNPYFTTTDNGGLEAIKEFGGVGKAVGPSDGGASSQVSYINTLIAQRQDAIVLAANDANALVPSLKRAMAQGIKVVTFDSDVAPEGRQIFINQAKSDGIAKGQIELMSKLMGGKGEFAILSATPNATNQNAWIAIMQEELKKPAYKDMKLVKIAYGNDDDQKSFTEMQGLLQAYPNLKGVISPTTVGISAAARYLSTSPKKGKVMLTGLGTPNQMRSFIKDGTVTAFQLWNPSDLGYLAAYTAGSLASGMITGKEGDTFTAGKLGKYTVGKNGEVVLGPPTTFDKANIDKFNF
- a CDS encoding type 4a pilus biogenesis protein PilO, whose product is MNAQLPKLKPRDLFFIALGVCLIVLVAWYFTRFQARQQHIQKLQSSLDTSSSELGVLQSQQNQLPGLRADVRALVDKQDVFVRALPSTVRMGQVIRDIQDSVGAAGGKLDGVTVQGGTETNLPAGVQAVNLNVSLQGQFAPVFRTLRSVETMGRFSKVTSVNMTLPAPNDTDPSLNGVINMTVYTFDPSAAQPVSPATPAPGTAPAAPAAPAAPAAPTPGGKS
- the pilM gene encoding type IV pilus assembly protein PilM translates to MSSFLQRLINPKPVAIGVEIGTSSIKVVVLKPGSPPVLQHAVMTPTPIGSMRDGLVIEPQAVASELKRLLAQHRITTKHVVTAVPNQQAVTRNIMVPRMDPKELKEAIKWEAERYIPYPIDEVSLDFDVLDDIPGASDDGQMEVVIAAAPTEAIARQVEVLRLAGLEPTVIDLKSFSTLRALRGNLLGEHLTKSTLTGTNYTESGEVALVMEIGASSSVISLVRGDRMLMARNINVAADDFTTALQKAFDLDFASAEEVKIGYATATTPTEDEEDLLNFDMAREQYSPARVFEVVRPVLGELITEVRRSMEFYRVQSGDIVVDRTFLAGGGAKLRGLAAAISDALGFRVEVASPWLTVQTDQASVDTGYLQTNAPEFTVPLGLALRGVNSRG
- a CDS encoding fimbrial assembly protein codes for the protein MVEINLLPPQYRRRTEPNVWMYAGVAAVAVTLLAIAIPEIVVATQVGNLQNKLDDQNGQISALQSSVTPEYRSLTTDKERLTAISQTAQSLSTGKTYWSTDLARFVGQLPQSGGVALTSLNMHQAATGTTSLYNGKPADKEYDLSGTALSTSALVNFLNAYDQDNYGVNFKNTQRNADTSDFTFSATVGQLAGTPVSAATTTPAAAGVPGASAAPAAPAAPSATPAAGVKQ
- a CDS encoding sugar ABC transporter ATP-binding protein, with amino-acid sequence MTNPATGPSPLLTLTHASKAFGPVQALSDVSIDLFPGEAHALLGENGAGKSTFVKILAGVHRRDSGTLQVGRQDVQFHTPAEAQAAGIAIIYQEPTLFPDLSVAENVLMGRQPLAGLGRIDRAGMRQQVAKILTELGVNLDPARRVRGLSIADQQLVEIAKALSLNANILIMDEPTAALTLSETERLFKVVRSLRARGAAVLFITHRLEEVFAECQRVTIMRDGTWVSSGPIEDYDTDKVVRQMVGRDLGELYPHGEAVLGEVALSVRGLTQPGVFRDINFEVRRGEIVGLAGLVGAGRSEVARAIFGIDPREAGEVKVNGHVLAPLSPQTTMAAGLGLVPEDRRQQGLVMEMSIERNANLAILNRLRKGWLMDREAEADNARKWTEKLRLKAHSLSDPASSLSGGNQQKVVLAKWLATNPSVLIVDEPTRGIDVGAKAEVHRTLSELAASGLAVLMISSDLPEVLGMAGRILVMREGELVGELSRKEASEEAVMYLATGQHKRQEGAA
- a CDS encoding SDR family oxidoreductase, translating into MTSKLKSALITGGSKGIGYATAQRLVQEGYRVTITSRDQAEIEAAASTLGEGTRGVVCDVRDLQSVEQVTKAHAEAFGGLDVLFVNAGVGHFAPIQDLSAEDWQAVIDTNLTGAFFTVKAAVPYLKESHGYVITLSSLAGKNPFAGGAAYNASKFGLNGLSEVMMLDLRPLNIKVTQIMPGSVATHFGGHTPSEQDAWKIQPEDIAELVVDLLNMPARTLPSRVEVRPAQPPRK
- a CDS encoding ABC transporter permease, whose protein sequence is MKRRGLLGWELSLIVLVFVALFGGALLSPNFLTASNLSFLTANFSEVALMSLTMTLIILVAEIDLSVASMLGLCSAVLGALFAAGWPMPLAILAAFGVGGLAGLFNGLLVTRLGLPSLAVTIGTLALYRGLAYVVLGDKAIADFPAFYTNLGFGSIPGTQIPIPMALFAVLAVITTVVLHGTAFGRSLYAIGANEIAARFAGLQVTRVKLSLFVLSGLMSALAGVVYTFRFASARADNASGFELSVIAAVLLGGVSIFGGKGSVVGTVAAVFLIGTINGALTIVDVSNEILTIVTGLLLIFSVLLPNLLARLRAARERRAREQAMS